CGCCGCGTGCTTCTCGGCACGACGGGTCTTGTCCTTGACCTGGCCAGCAAGCTGGCCACAGGCGGCGTCGATATCGTCGCCACGGGTCTTGCGCACGGTCACGATGTAACCGGCGTCGATCACGATGTCCCGGAACGCGAGGATAGCATCCCGTCCCGATCGCTTGTAGTCCGCACCCGGGAACGGGTTCCACGGAATCAGGTTGATCTTGCACTGCACGTCGCGCAGCAGCGCCGCCAGCTGGCGCGCATGCTCGGGCTGATCGTTGACGCCGGCCAGCATCACGTATTCGAAGGTGATGAAGTCGCGCGGCGCCTTTTCCAGATAGCGGTTGCAGGCCGCCAGCAGCTCTTTCAGCGGATATTTCTTGTTGATCGGCACGATTTCGTCGCGGATCGCGTCATTCGGCGCATGCAGACTGACGGCCAGCGCGACCGGACAGGCGTCGCGCAGCCGGTCCATCGCCGGCACCAGCCCCGACGTCGACAGCGTGACGCGGCGGCGCGAGAGGCCGTAGGCGTTGTCGTCGAGCATCAGCCGCAGCGCCGCAACGACGTTGTCGAAGTTGGCCAGCGGTTCGCCCATGCCCATCATCACGACGTTCGAGACGACGCGTCCGCCCTCTTCCAGCGGCGCGCCGATGCGCGCCTGCTCGGCCGAAAGCCGGTTGTTCGCCCACCACAACTGGCCGATGATCTCGCCGGTGCTGAGGTTGCGGTTGAACCCCTGCTTGGCGGTCGAGCAGAAACCGCAATCGAGCGCGCAACCGACCTGGCTCGAGACGCACAGCGTGCCGCGGTCATCCTCGGGGATGAACACGGTTTCGATACCGTTGCCGGTACCGACATCGAGCAGCCACTTGGCGGTGCCGTCGCTGGCGATCTGCTCGGCGAGCAGACCGGGAATCGTCACCGCCGCGTCGGCGGCAAGCTTGCTGCGGAAAGACTTGGCGATATCGGTCATCTGATCGAAATCGGCCACGCCGCGCTGGTGGACCCACTTGAGCAACTGCTTGGCGCGGAACGGCTTCTCGCCGTACTTCACCATCAGTTCGGCAAGCGCTTGCGCGTCGTAATCGAGCAGATTGACCGACATCTCAGTAGTCCTCAGCGGCCGTACACTTCGCTCGACGCGAAGAAGTAGGCGATTTCGATTGCGGCGTTTTCGGCCGAATCGGAGCCGTGAACGGCGTTGGCATCGATCGAATCGGCGAAATCGGCACGGATGGTGCCCTTGTCGGCCTGCTTCGGATCGGTCGCGCCCATCAGTTCGCGGTTCTTGAGGATCGCGCCTTCGCCTTCCAGCGCCTGGATCATCACCGGGCCGGAAATCATGAACGACACCAGATCGTTGAAGAACGGGCGAGTCTTGTGCACCGCGTAGAAGCCCTCGGCTTCGGCGCGCGACAGGTGCTTCATCTTGGCGGCAACGACCTTGAGGCCAGCCGATTCGAAACGGTCGTAGATCTTGCCGATCACGTTCTTGCCAACTGCATCGGGCTTCACGATCGACAGGGTGCGTTCAATAGCCATGGGACAAACTCCGGTGGGTTTCGTTTAAGAGACAAGTTGATTTTGGTCTGGTTTACACTGCTGGCGGAAATCGGCTAGCCTCAATCAGGACGACGCCGTTCCCGGCCGCGATTCGCGACAGGACAGCCGAGTATTATAACAAAATCAAGCCACTTGGCTTGTATTGCCTTGCCGAGCGATGAGCGAGACCGAGCAGAACGGGCAGAACCGCGCCACGACCGACGACCCGATCGAGGCGCAACGCGCACAGCAGAAACTGCATACCCAGCTTTACTGGCGTCTCGGGGTTGCAGTGGTGCTGATCGGCGCCGTCGTCGGCGCACTGCGGTGGCTCGACCGCAGCGGACCGGCGCAAAGCGCAGCGCAGATCGCGCCACCGAGCCCGATAGCCAGCGCCCCGGCCGCCGTGGGCGCTTCGGCGATCGAACCCGAAGCGACCGACGAAGCTCCCCCGGTCCAGGCCAGCGCACCGGCCGGTTCACCCGAAACCGCACGGCCGCAGGCACCGACCACGGCCATGCCGCCCGAGCAACAAGCACCGGCGCCGCAAGCTGCCGCGCCCCAAGCCCCCCAACCGGCCCAGCCGGTCGAGGCCACCACCGCCCCCGTCAAGGTCGCGACCCCGCCCCCCGTTGCCATCGTCAAGCGTCCCGACGGCTACACGGTGCAGGCCGGCGTCTTCCTGCATTCGGACAACGCCGAAAAACTGCTGCGCAAACTGCAGGCTGCCGGCGTACCCGCCTACCTCGAAACCCGGGTACAGATCGGCCCGTTCAAGACCCGGGCCGAAGCCGATGCCGCAGCCCGCAAGCTGCGCACCCTCGGCATCGCGCCGGTCGTCGGACCGGCACTGAACCAGGACTAGCTCAATCCAGCCACGCCGGCAACTGCGACAGCAGCGCTTGGCGCTCCCTGGTCGCGGCACCGAGCAGCGCAAAGCCGGCCAGCGTCTCGTCGGCCAGCCGGTAGCGGGCAATCAGCCCGCCCTCGACGGACTCGAGCAGCCATTCGCCGTCGTTGCGCAGCGGCGGGGCGACGACCGTCGGGCACGACGGCGTCTTGACCAGCACCGGCATCGCCGGATAGCGCACCGGCGTGTCCGTGCCGGCGAGCGTCGCCGCCAGCGCCCGCGTCTGCTGCATGATCGGCATCACGAACGGCAGATTGAGGCCAGCGACTTCGGCGCAATCGCCCAGCGCATAGACGTGCGCCGCACTGGTCCGCAACACGCGATCGACGACGATGCCGCGCGCGACCGCCAGCCCGGCGGCCCCTGCCAGGCCAGTACGCGGCCGCAGCCCGACCGCCGACAGCACCAGATCGGCGTGTAGCCGCTCGCCGCCGTCCAGCGTCAGTGTGTACCCTGCGCCATCGCGGTCGACGCGGCTGGCACCGACGCCACAGCGGAACACAACGCCCGCCTCGCCCAGCCTGTCGGCAAGCCAGGTGCCGGCCTGCGGCGGCAGCAGGCGCGACAGCGGCGCTTCGGCCGGATCGATCACCGTCGGCACGATGCCGCGCGCGATCAGGTCGTTGGCGAATTCGCAACCGATCAGCCCGGCGCCGAGGATGGCCACGTGCGCGACACCGTCGAGCCGGGCGGCAAAGCGCGCGTAATCGCCGAGATCGTTGACCGAGACCGGCTCGTCGGCCGCGTCGCCCGCGAGCGGCAGGCGGATCGGGTCCGCGCCGAGCGCGAGCACCAGATCGCGGTAGGCCACCGTCTCGCCGCTGCCCAGACGCAGCGACCGTGCGGCGACGTCGATCGCCAGCACCTCGGTCTGCGCCAGCACCGTCGCGTTCAGCTCGTCGACCATCTTCGCCGCCGGCTTCATCACCAGCGTTTCCGCCGTTTTCTTGCTGGCCAGCGCATTCGACAGCATCGGCTTGGAATAGAAGTCGGCCGCGTCGCGGGCAACGATCACCAAAGGGGTTTCGGCGTCGAGCTTGCGCCACTCGCGCGCGAGGTTGTAGCCGGCGAGGCCGGCGCCGACGATCACGACAGGGGCAGTCATTTCAACTCCAGATAGATAGAAAAGGCCGAACGCGTCGGCGTCCGGCCGGATTCAGCGCCAATCCGGGACAGGCTCAGTGGATTTCCGGCTCGTCCAGCAGCGTCACCGCCGGCAGTGCGCAGGCGAGGATGGCCTGACGCACGGCCTCGATTGCCGCGGCGCGCGGAAAGTTCTTGCGCCAGGCAAGCACGACGCGCCGGGTCGGCACCGGCTCGCTGAACGGGCGGATCGTCAGCAGTGCTTCGTCGGCACTCGAGACCGACGTCGCCGGCAGTACGGTGACGCCGATGCCGCCGGCGACCATGTGGCGGATCGTCGTCAGCGACGAGCCCTGCAAGGTGCGCTGCAGGCTGCCGGCCGGCAGGCTTTCGCGGTTCAGGTCCGGGCAGGTTTGCAGCACGTGATCGCGGAAGCAGTTGCCCGGCGACAGCAGCAGCACGTTTTCCTCG
This window of the Jeongeupia sp. USM3 genome carries:
- the rlmN gene encoding 23S rRNA (adenine(2503)-C(2))-methyltransferase RlmN — encoded protein: MSVNLLDYDAQALAELMVKYGEKPFRAKQLLKWVHQRGVADFDQMTDIAKSFRSKLAADAAVTIPGLLAEQIASDGTAKWLLDVGTGNGIETVFIPEDDRGTLCVSSQVGCALDCGFCSTAKQGFNRNLSTGEIIGQLWWANNRLSAEQARIGAPLEEGGRVVSNVVMMGMGEPLANFDNVVAALRLMLDDNAYGLSRRRVTLSTSGLVPAMDRLRDACPVALAVSLHAPNDAIRDEIVPINKKYPLKELLAACNRYLEKAPRDFITFEYVMLAGVNDQPEHARQLAALLRDVQCKINLIPWNPFPGADYKRSGRDAILAFRDIVIDAGYIVTVRKTRGDDIDAACGQLAGQVKDKTRRAEKHAAETRPIVFRP
- the ndk gene encoding nucleoside-diphosphate kinase encodes the protein MAIERTLSIVKPDAVGKNVIGKIYDRFESAGLKVVAAKMKHLSRAEAEGFYAVHKTRPFFNDLVSFMISGPVMIQALEGEGAILKNRELMGATDPKQADKGTIRADFADSIDANAVHGSDSAENAAIEIAYFFASSEVYGR
- a CDS encoding SPOR domain-containing protein → MSETEQNGQNRATTDDPIEAQRAQQKLHTQLYWRLGVAVVLIGAVVGALRWLDRSGPAQSAAQIAPPSPIASAPAAVGASAIEPEATDEAPPVQASAPAGSPETARPQAPTTAMPPEQQAPAPQAAAPQAPQPAQPVEATTAPVKVATPPPVAIVKRPDGYTVQAGVFLHSDNAEKLLRKLQAAGVPAYLETRVQIGPFKTRAEADAAARKLRTLGIAPVVGPALNQD
- a CDS encoding NAD(P)/FAD-dependent oxidoreductase, translating into MTAPVVIVGAGLAGYNLAREWRKLDAETPLVIVARDAADFYSKPMLSNALASKKTAETLVMKPAAKMVDELNATVLAQTEVLAIDVAARSLRLGSGETVAYRDLVLALGADPIRLPLAGDAADEPVSVNDLGDYARFAARLDGVAHVAILGAGLIGCEFANDLIARGIVPTVIDPAEAPLSRLLPPQAGTWLADRLGEAGVVFRCGVGASRVDRDGAGYTLTLDGGERLHADLVLSAVGLRPRTGLAGAAGLAVARGIVVDRVLRTSAAHVYALGDCAEVAGLNLPFVMPIMQQTRALAATLAGTDTPVRYPAMPVLVKTPSCPTVVAPPLRNDGEWLLESVEGGLIARYRLADETLAGFALLGAATRERQALLSQLPAWLD